From Phenylobacterium immobile (ATCC 35973), a single genomic window includes:
- a CDS encoding succinate dehydrogenase assembly factor 2, whose protein sequence is MQNDPHDEIRLKKLKFRAWRRGFREADLILGPFADAYASAMSPAELDAFELILDQPDQDLYGWILDREPTPPEFDGEIMRRIKAFRDQAYAMRADDHGG, encoded by the coding sequence ATGCAGAATGATCCACACGACGAGATCCGGCTGAAGAAGCTGAAGTTCCGCGCCTGGCGTCGGGGCTTCCGCGAGGCCGACCTGATCCTGGGTCCGTTCGCGGACGCCTACGCCTCGGCCATGTCCCCCGCCGAACTCGACGCCTTCGAGCTGATCTTGGATCAACCTGACCAGGATCTCTACGGTTGGATCCTCGACCGGGAGCCGACGCCGCCGGAGTTCGACGGCGAGATCATGCGACGCATCAAGGCGTTCCGAGACCAGGCCTACGCGATGCGGGCGGACGACCATGGCGGCTGA
- the mfd gene encoding transcription-repair coupling factor → MAADGGRAPGQAALRRAADDPGRLDLVGAPEGFDALVMADVVRARKGLSVFVARDSARLTAFSEAFAFFAADIEVLAFPAWDCLPYDRVGPSAGVAAQRMTTLSRLAMGIDGKAPRLLVTTAPALIQRVPPIKAVTGATYSAKTGGTVDIADLESYFAVNGYQRASTVSERGEFAIRGGVIDVFPPSAEEPVRLDLFGDTLESIRAFDPESQRSTKQLKTLDLLSVSEALLDKHAISRFRRRYLEIFGAPGDDPLYATVSEGGRRAGMEHWLPLFYEKMAALFDYLPDGTLIALDHLAREAREERMALIADAFDSRNAAERKVHYHPLPPAALYLTDAEWREQLAVRPVRRFSAFNEADGEAVIDMGARPGRSFAPERQRDSVNLFEATVDHARALTEGGKRVLFASWSEGSSDRLGSMLADHGLQKAPFAPYWDAARAANPKVVQRVVLPLEAGFETDQLAVISETDILGDRLSRPKRRRRANNFLAEASSLTPGDLVVHIDHGIGRYAGLKTLDVQGAPHDTLELHYGAEAKLYLPVENIDLLTRYGADNDGVLLDRLGGAAWQARKARAKDRLRSMAEGLIRIAAERATKSTEPSIPPHGVFDEFCARFPYEETEDQLNAIGDVLEDLGAGKPMDRLICGDVGFGKTEVALRAAFVVAMSGQQVAVVAPTTLLARQHFKTFSERFEGWPVKIRRLSRLAPAKEAAETRELLKNGEVEIVVGTHAVLSKQVGFRDLGLVIVDEEQHFGVKHKEKLKELRADVHMLTLTATPIPRTLQMSLSGIREMSIIATPPVDRLAVRTYITPQDPVVVREALLREKYRGGQAYYVVPRISDLPAVERFLREDVPEVKFVVGHGQMAPTQLEEVMTAFYDGKYDVLLSTTIVESGLDIPTANTMIIHRADMFGLAQLYQLRGRVGRSKSRAYAYLTTPSEKQITLSAEKRLKVLQSLDSLGAGFQLASHDLDIRGGGNLLGDEQSGHIKEIGVELYQQMLEDAVNELKERGGETNDERGWSPQINTGAAVLIPEAYVPDLNVRLSLYRRLSEAERADDRESLAAELIDRFGPLPPEAGQLLKVVAIKGMCRQANVAKIDVGPKGAVVSFRNETFKNPGGLVEFVSKNPVAWRIRPDNKVVIKGEWETPEQRLAAAEKVLAELAKLAA, encoded by the coding sequence ATGGCGGCTGACGGCGGGCGCGCGCCCGGCCAAGCCGCCCTTCGGCGCGCGGCCGACGATCCCGGACGCCTCGACCTCGTCGGCGCGCCGGAAGGCTTCGACGCCCTGGTCATGGCCGACGTCGTGCGGGCCCGCAAAGGCCTGTCGGTGTTTGTCGCCCGTGACAGCGCCCGGCTGACAGCCTTCAGCGAGGCCTTCGCCTTCTTTGCCGCGGACATCGAGGTCTTGGCCTTCCCCGCGTGGGATTGCTTGCCCTACGACCGGGTTGGTCCGTCGGCCGGTGTCGCCGCCCAGCGGATGACGACGCTCTCAAGGCTGGCGATGGGTATCGACGGCAAGGCGCCGCGCCTGCTGGTCACGACCGCGCCGGCCCTGATCCAGCGCGTGCCGCCGATAAAGGCGGTGACCGGCGCCACCTATTCGGCCAAGACCGGCGGGACCGTCGATATCGCCGATCTCGAGAGCTATTTCGCGGTCAACGGCTACCAGCGGGCCTCGACGGTTTCCGAACGTGGCGAGTTCGCCATCCGCGGCGGCGTGATCGACGTCTTTCCGCCAAGCGCGGAGGAACCGGTGCGCTTGGACCTTTTCGGCGACACCCTGGAATCGATCCGCGCATTCGATCCGGAAAGCCAGCGCTCGACCAAACAGCTTAAGACCCTTGATCTCCTGTCGGTTAGTGAGGCGCTGCTCGACAAGCATGCGATCAGCCGCTTCCGCAGGCGTTACCTTGAGATCTTCGGCGCCCCCGGAGACGACCCGCTGTATGCGACGGTGAGCGAAGGTGGGCGGCGCGCCGGGATGGAGCACTGGCTGCCGCTCTTCTACGAGAAGATGGCGGCGCTGTTCGACTACCTGCCCGATGGAACCCTGATCGCCCTCGACCATCTTGCGCGAGAGGCGCGGGAAGAACGGATGGCGTTGATCGCCGACGCCTTCGACAGCCGCAACGCCGCCGAGCGCAAGGTGCACTATCACCCTCTGCCGCCGGCCGCGCTCTACCTCACCGACGCCGAATGGCGCGAACAGCTGGCGGTCCGCCCGGTCCGGCGGTTCTCCGCGTTCAACGAAGCCGACGGTGAGGCGGTCATCGACATGGGCGCGCGGCCCGGCCGCAGCTTCGCGCCCGAGCGCCAACGCGACAGCGTCAACCTGTTCGAAGCCACCGTTGATCACGCCAGGGCCCTCACAGAGGGCGGCAAGCGCGTGCTGTTCGCATCCTGGTCGGAAGGCTCCTCCGACCGGCTGGGGTCCATGCTGGCTGATCACGGGCTGCAGAAGGCGCCCTTCGCGCCCTATTGGGATGCGGCTCGGGCCGCCAATCCGAAGGTCGTGCAGCGGGTCGTCCTGCCTCTGGAGGCGGGCTTCGAAACCGACCAGCTGGCGGTCATCTCAGAGACGGACATCCTGGGGGATCGCCTGTCGCGGCCGAAGCGGCGGCGTCGCGCCAACAACTTCCTGGCCGAAGCGTCATCGCTGACGCCGGGAGACCTGGTGGTCCACATCGATCATGGGATCGGCCGCTATGCGGGCTTGAAGACCCTCGATGTCCAAGGCGCGCCGCACGACACCTTGGAGCTGCACTACGGCGCCGAGGCCAAACTCTACCTGCCTGTCGAGAATATCGATCTCCTGACGCGCTATGGCGCCGACAACGATGGCGTGCTGCTCGATCGCCTGGGCGGCGCGGCCTGGCAGGCGCGCAAGGCCCGCGCCAAGGATCGCCTGCGTTCAATGGCCGAGGGCTTGATACGGATAGCCGCCGAGCGGGCGACCAAGTCGACCGAACCGTCGATTCCGCCGCATGGGGTGTTCGATGAATTCTGCGCCCGTTTCCCCTATGAGGAAACCGAGGACCAGTTGAACGCCATCGGCGACGTGCTCGAAGACCTCGGCGCCGGTAAGCCTATGGACCGCCTGATCTGCGGCGACGTCGGCTTCGGCAAGACCGAGGTGGCCCTGCGCGCCGCCTTCGTTGTGGCCATGAGCGGCCAGCAGGTGGCGGTCGTCGCGCCGACAACGCTTTTGGCGCGTCAGCACTTCAAGACTTTCAGCGAGCGGTTCGAGGGTTGGCCGGTGAAAATCCGCCGGCTGTCGCGCCTGGCTCCGGCCAAGGAGGCCGCCGAGACCCGCGAGTTGCTGAAGAACGGCGAGGTCGAGATCGTCGTCGGCACCCATGCGGTGCTGTCGAAGCAGGTGGGGTTCCGCGACCTCGGCCTGGTGATCGTCGACGAGGAGCAGCACTTCGGGGTCAAGCACAAGGAGAAGCTCAAGGAGCTTCGCGCCGACGTGCACATGCTGACGCTCACCGCCACGCCGATCCCGCGCACGCTGCAGATGTCGCTGTCCGGCATCCGCGAGATGTCGATCATCGCCACCCCGCCGGTCGACCGGTTGGCGGTGCGGACCTACATTACCCCGCAGGATCCCGTAGTGGTCCGCGAGGCCCTGCTTCGCGAAAAGTACCGCGGCGGCCAGGCCTACTATGTCGTGCCAAGGATCAGCGACCTGCCGGCGGTAGAGCGGTTCCTGCGCGAGGACGTGCCCGAGGTGAAGTTCGTGGTCGGTCACGGCCAGATGGCGCCGACCCAGCTCGAAGAGGTGATGACCGCCTTCTACGACGGCAAATACGACGTCCTGCTGTCGACGACGATCGTCGAAAGCGGCCTGGATATCCCAACCGCCAACACCATGATCATCCACCGCGCCGACATGTTTGGCCTGGCCCAGCTCTACCAGCTGCGCGGACGGGTGGGACGGTCCAAGAGCCGCGCCTATGCCTATCTGACGACTCCGTCTGAGAAGCAGATCACGCTCTCGGCCGAGAAGCGCCTCAAGGTGCTGCAGTCCCTGGACAGCCTGGGCGCCGGATTCCAGCTGGCGAGTCACGACCTCGATATCCGTGGCGGGGGCAACCTGCTGGGCGACGAACAGTCGGGTCACATCAAGGAGATCGGCGTCGAACTTTACCAGCAGATGCTGGAGGACGCGGTCAACGAGCTGAAGGAGCGAGGCGGCGAGACCAACGACGAGCGGGGATGGTCGCCGCAGATCAACACGGGCGCGGCCGTGTTGATCCCCGAAGCGTACGTGCCAGACCTGAACGTACGCTTGTCGCTCTATCGTCGCCTGTCCGAGGCCGAACGCGCAGACGATCGCGAATCGCTGGCCGCTGAGCTTATCGACCGGTTTGGCCCGCTGCCGCCGGAGGCCGGCCAACTACTGAAGGTCGTCGCGATCAAGGGCATGTGCCGCCAGGCCAATGTCGCAAAGATCGATGTCGGGCCCAAGGGCGCGGTGGTCAGCTTCCGCAACGAGACGTTCAAGAACCCGGGTGGCCTGGTGGAGTTCGTATCCAAGAACCCGGTCGCCTGGCGAATTCGCCCCGACAACAAGGTGGTCATCAAGGGTGAGTGGGAGACGCCGGAGCAGCGCCTCGCCGCCGCTGAGAAAGTGCTGGCGGAACTGGCCAAGCTCGCCGCCTGA
- a CDS encoding YihY/virulence factor BrkB family protein: MRRADPLRWDMAHWLRVGLNTVGRALTRLWGRDVMLYTGGASFFVMLAIFPALALMIGGYSLFSDPEHAAETARGLAQMAPAEARPLLQGEFLRLAHAPHVAMSAQSVLAFLIGAYAAHRGLKAVIAGLSFIHDEDEPRGFVSFNLMVLAVLIAVFVLIAVITTVFFSLRVMGSTFALRPLRGVSWLLSEWTWASIGLTLCMGLIYRFVMSRRPVDWRASFAGGAAAAGLCLFASWGIAVYVEQIAHLGATYGSVAAIIVFLIWLSWNVNALFFGGALATEIELSIDAARPFSP, encoded by the coding sequence TTGAGAAGAGCAGATCCGCTCCGTTGGGACATGGCGCACTGGCTGCGCGTCGGGCTGAACACCGTGGGACGGGCGCTTACGCGTCTCTGGGGCCGCGACGTGATGCTCTACACGGGCGGAGCGTCGTTCTTCGTCATGCTGGCCATCTTTCCTGCCTTGGCTCTTATGATCGGCGGCTACAGCCTGTTCAGCGACCCAGAGCACGCCGCGGAAACCGCGCGAGGGCTCGCGCAGATGGCGCCGGCCGAGGCCAGGCCCCTGCTACAGGGCGAATTTCTGCGGCTGGCGCACGCGCCTCACGTCGCCATGTCGGCGCAGAGCGTACTAGCCTTTCTGATCGGCGCCTACGCGGCCCATCGCGGCCTAAAGGCGGTGATCGCCGGCCTATCCTTTATCCACGACGAGGATGAGCCTCGCGGTTTCGTCAGTTTCAACCTCATGGTGCTGGCGGTGCTGATCGCGGTCTTCGTGCTGATCGCGGTGATTACGACGGTGTTCTTCAGTTTGCGGGTGATGGGCTCGACCTTCGCGCTGCGGCCGCTGCGGGGTGTCTCGTGGCTGCTCAGCGAATGGACGTGGGCCAGTATCGGCCTGACCCTGTGCATGGGCCTGATCTACCGTTTCGTCATGTCACGCCGGCCCGTCGACTGGCGCGCTTCCTTTGCAGGCGGTGCGGCCGCGGCTGGCCTGTGCCTGTTCGCGTCCTGGGGGATCGCCGTCTATGTCGAGCAGATCGCCCACCTGGGGGCGACCTATGGCTCAGTTGCTGCGATCATCGTCTTTCTGATCTGGTTGTCGTGGAACGTGAATGCGCTGTTTTTCGGCGGCGCGCTCGCCACTGAGATCGAGCTGTCGATCGACGCAGCACGACCGTTCAGTCCCTGA
- a CDS encoding sulfurtransferase TusA family protein — protein MDVDVLVDARGHRCPVPTLRLRRALETAGHGVRVRLLADDPLARIDVPHFASQIGARIIERDEDGKTLSFVVVRD, from the coding sequence ATGGACGTAGACGTCCTTGTCGACGCCCGCGGCCATCGCTGCCCGGTCCCGACGCTTCGCCTGCGCCGCGCGCTGGAGACGGCGGGCCACGGCGTGCGTGTGCGCCTTTTGGCCGACGACCCGTTGGCGCGCATCGACGTGCCGCACTTCGCTAGCCAGATCGGCGCCCGGATTATAGAGCGTGATGAGGATGGGAAGACTCTTTCCTTCGTCGTCGTCAGGGACTGA
- a CDS encoding enoyl-CoA hydratase-related protein, with protein MDYTKLTVEAADGVITAMLNDPSSRNALSLRMAAELASLIGQITSRAIEADCLVITGAGQAFCSGAHLRDPEAPFPADPADFDAGARLDQVFNPLIQSLRDCPVPIVCAVNGGAVGIGCSLALMGDILVAGRSGYFLQGFKTIGLAPDGGSTWLLPRLIGKARAMEMMLLARPVDAAKALDWGLVNAVVDDDALAEAANALAREIAAGPEVMGAIRRLTWEGLDASWANHLQTERDAQAKAARSSDFAEGVMAFLQKRAPSFRRGR; from the coding sequence ATGGACTACACCAAACTGACCGTCGAGGCGGCAGACGGCGTGATCACCGCCATGCTCAATGATCCATCCTCCCGTAATGCGCTCTCGCTGAGGATGGCGGCTGAGCTCGCCAGCCTGATTGGTCAGATCACTTCGCGCGCCATCGAGGCCGACTGTCTCGTGATCACCGGAGCGGGCCAGGCCTTCTGCTCGGGCGCGCACTTGCGCGATCCTGAAGCGCCCTTTCCCGCTGATCCCGCAGACTTTGACGCCGGCGCGCGCCTAGATCAGGTCTTCAACCCCTTGATCCAGAGCCTGCGCGACTGCCCCGTGCCAATCGTCTGCGCGGTCAACGGCGGCGCTGTGGGCATAGGCTGCTCGCTCGCCCTGATGGGCGACATCTTGGTCGCTGGGCGCAGCGGCTATTTCCTCCAAGGCTTCAAAACCATCGGCCTGGCCCCCGACGGCGGCTCGACCTGGCTGCTCCCGCGCCTCATCGGCAAGGCGCGGGCGATGGAGATGATGCTGCTGGCTCGCCCCGTCGACGCCGCCAAGGCGCTGGATTGGGGTCTGGTGAACGCCGTGGTCGACGACGACGCCCTGGCCGAAGCCGCCAACGCCTTAGCCCGTGAAATCGCAGCCGGACCCGAGGTGATGGGCGCAATCCGGCGCCTGACGTGGGAAGGCCTCGACGCCTCCTGGGCCAACCATCTTCAGACCGAGCGCGACGCTCAAGCCAAGGCCGCGCGCTCCTCTGACTTCGCTGAAGGCGTCATGGCCTTTCTGCAAAAGCGAGCGCCCAGCTTCCGGCGGGGCCGCTGA
- a CDS encoding calcium-binding protein, whose amino-acid sequence MGDILPFIARLQAEGGWTAPERASLQALVDQLTAEATPVEVAFGASDSGDPWCVVTDQDSEVLIHVARIGARVVVHYAADDVMAEAPDLRSALADRLPASPRSAFRAANDDGREAQVLIALIVGAAFAIESRLPLFTATLAGVEPDAPTPSTVAEATENGANAPPPSDAPRAAGQDATAPSDPSQARNALAAAETAHAASAAAATSLPTIALAGSEASGSGGQWRLSEEPEFMRFDAVTHVAGTDGNDRLIGAKGADFISGGDGADTLSGGGAPEGLWDTLIGGAGDDHLYLDAHTLAAGGVGGDSFVLRAPNEAGGADRLLGAILDFRFLEGDRLVTADGRAAGMRFGDGPPPEGALKGLIRGAGFHGETTIKPTPGGGEPHPPAPETPFTVLEVDLNGDGVADGYIAVLNRLSDAERTAITQQSHLPGATFPQPDIV is encoded by the coding sequence ATGGGCGACATTCTCCCCTTTATCGCCAGACTTCAGGCCGAAGGCGGCTGGACAGCCCCGGAGCGGGCGAGCCTGCAGGCGCTGGTCGACCAGTTGACGGCTGAAGCCACGCCCGTCGAGGTGGCGTTCGGCGCGTCCGACTCCGGCGACCCCTGGTGCGTGGTGACCGACCAGGATTCTGAGGTGCTGATCCACGTCGCCCGGATCGGCGCCCGCGTTGTCGTCCACTACGCGGCCGATGACGTCATGGCCGAGGCGCCCGACCTGCGCAGCGCCCTGGCGGACCGCCTGCCGGCGTCGCCCAGGTCCGCCTTCCGGGCGGCCAATGATGATGGTCGCGAAGCGCAGGTGCTGATCGCGTTGATCGTGGGCGCGGCGTTCGCCATCGAATCGCGCCTGCCGTTGTTCACCGCCACCCTGGCGGGGGTCGAGCCTGACGCCCCGACCCCGAGCACGGTCGCTGAGGCCACCGAAAATGGCGCCAACGCCCCGCCCCCATCCGACGCGCCGCGCGCGGCTGGGCAGGATGCGACAGCGCCGTCAGATCCGAGTCAGGCGCGCAACGCCCTCGCGGCCGCCGAGACCGCGCATGCGGCGTCCGCAGCGGCGGCGACCAGCCTTCCGACAATCGCCCTGGCAGGCTCCGAAGCGAGCGGGAGCGGTGGGCAGTGGCGCCTTTCCGAAGAGCCGGAGTTCATGCGGTTTGATGCGGTGACGCACGTGGCAGGCACCGACGGCAATGATCGGCTCATCGGCGCGAAGGGCGCGGATTTCATCTCTGGCGGTGATGGCGCCGACACACTTTCCGGTGGCGGCGCCCCAGAAGGCCTTTGGGACACATTGATCGGGGGCGCCGGAGACGACCACCTCTATCTCGACGCTCACACGCTCGCGGCGGGCGGCGTTGGCGGCGACTCCTTCGTTCTACGCGCCCCAAATGAAGCAGGCGGCGCCGATCGACTACTGGGCGCAATCCTCGACTTCCGCTTTCTCGAAGGCGATCGCCTGGTCACCGCCGATGGCCGCGCTGCAGGGATGCGCTTCGGCGATGGGCCTCCGCCAGAGGGCGCGCTGAAGGGATTGATCCGCGGCGCTGGCTTCCACGGCGAAACGACGATCAAACCTACGCCAGGCGGCGGCGAACCGCACCCTCCGGCGCCCGAAACACCGTTCACCGTGCTTGAGGTCGACCTGAACGGCGACGGCGTAGCGGATGGCTATATCGCCGTGCTCAATCGCCTGTCAGACGCCGAGCGCACCGCGATAACCCAACAGAGCCATCTGCCTGGTGCGACTTTCCCCCAACCCGATATTGTGTGA
- a CDS encoding helix-turn-helix domain-containing protein, with product MSRPAPDPAKAAQTKALRQEAGRWLKAAREARSLTQAELAERVGLRYYTFVSQVESGVGRVPIEMQAAWALALNLNPSSFARTLLEFYEPELHRLLFEADALRASA from the coding sequence ATGTCGAGACCCGCGCCTGATCCCGCCAAGGCCGCCCAGACCAAGGCGCTGCGCCAGGAGGCTGGTCGTTGGCTGAAGGCGGCGCGGGAAGCGCGTAGCCTGACCCAGGCCGAACTCGCCGAGCGGGTCGGCCTGCGCTACTACACGTTCGTCTCCCAGGTGGAGAGCGGCGTCGGCCGCGTGCCTATCGAGATGCAGGCGGCCTGGGCGCTGGCCCTGAACCTTAATCCGAGTTCATTCGCCAGGACGCTCCTGGAATTCTATGAACCCGAACTTCACCGCCTGCTCTTCGAGGCCGACGCCTTGAGAGCGAGCGCCTGA
- a CDS encoding autotransporter outer membrane beta-barrel domain-containing protein: MKRRLLNSAVFPWMVLPLVMAGHACAETSISTATTAPVATATAANGQPDSLLITTAGSVVPTVSGAAVTVNSNHAVTNNGSISFNDVNDATGVLLAGGAGGGLTNTGSISLGETYVAADGDNDGDVDGVFAQGARRYGVRLGAGTYTGNLNNAGSITVKGVDSAAVLLEGRLVGSLLSSGSISVIGERTVGLSAASVAGDVRVTGAVSAAGEAATAIRLGQIDGLVALQGAITATGYRYTSRLTDAERAKLDADDLKQGGAAVAITGSVGRGLLLDAPPSNVDANDADEDDDGVDDSAELTAAVTSYGGAPAILISGDQALSLGAVGPGALAYGVVNKGQVNAYGVFDGIDATALKIGRSGGQGVIVTGGINNLGGAVVASAYNASATAVLLEGDASVPALLNSGAITATQTGGAHNASAIVDLSGSLGWIESSGTITAGVTATTGVKPTGEAIAIDLTRNGAGATVRQTAGSEAAPSAITGAVRFGAGDDRLEILSGSLTGDMRFGAGADTLVVDGLAKVQGALSDGDGRLTIDLRSGRLGLTNAGAVAVSALNVGATGVFAVTIDPTAGATGGLNVAGEAAFADGAKVEVALTSLLKDPASFEVVRAGSLKVGAVGATLGGAPYLYAASLKANATTGVLSVDLRRKTVEEIGLTGSGAQAYDAVFGALGQSSALQGAFLAQTTQAGFEGLYDQMLPDHAGASLMSAAAISGAIASATAAPRRASTNVDSAVWAQEIAFNIRRARESAAGYASSGFGLAAGAEAISGPQALGLSMSFVSTDYRDRGADDREQVSMSLISGGAYWRVRQGAFQAHVGAGLGYGVFDGKRRLSGAGLDLVADGKWRGWLAKADASAAYTLEAGPFYARPQLSVNYVRLAESGYQERGGGDGFDLKVSSRTGDFLTGEGLMAIGARFGGDDYWAPEVSVGYRQRLAGSPGRTTASFSGGDSFTVDPERPFKSAVLARGGVKIGFSDVLIAVDGGGAFEANYREYDVRAVIRYQF, translated from the coding sequence ATGAAGCGCAGGCTGCTGAACTCGGCCGTCTTCCCGTGGATGGTCCTTCCCCTTGTGATGGCCGGGCACGCTTGCGCCGAGACCAGCATCTCCACCGCCACGACGGCCCCGGTGGCGACAGCCACGGCGGCTAACGGCCAGCCCGACAGCCTGCTGATCACCACCGCAGGGTCTGTCGTCCCGACAGTTTCGGGTGCGGCGGTGACGGTGAATTCGAACCATGCCGTCACCAACAACGGTTCGATCAGCTTCAACGACGTGAACGACGCGACGGGCGTCCTGCTCGCGGGCGGCGCCGGGGGCGGCCTGACCAACACCGGCTCGATCAGTCTCGGCGAGACCTATGTGGCCGCCGACGGCGACAATGATGGCGATGTCGATGGCGTCTTCGCCCAAGGCGCGCGGCGTTACGGCGTGCGGCTGGGCGCCGGGACTTACACAGGGAACCTCAACAACGCGGGCTCCATCACCGTGAAGGGCGTTGATTCCGCGGCTGTCCTGCTCGAAGGCCGGCTGGTGGGATCGCTTTTGAGTTCAGGCTCGATCTCGGTGATTGGCGAACGCACCGTCGGCTTGTCGGCCGCCTCCGTCGCCGGCGATGTGCGGGTCACGGGCGCCGTCTCCGCGGCGGGCGAAGCCGCCACCGCGATCCGGCTGGGCCAGATCGACGGATTAGTCGCCCTTCAAGGCGCCATCACGGCGACGGGCTATCGCTACACCAGCCGGCTGACCGATGCGGAGCGGGCCAAGCTGGACGCCGACGACCTGAAGCAGGGCGGTGCGGCCGTGGCGATCACGGGCTCGGTCGGCCGCGGGTTGTTGCTTGATGCGCCCCCTAGCAATGTCGACGCCAATGACGCCGACGAGGACGATGACGGCGTCGACGATTCCGCGGAGCTGACGGCGGCGGTGACGTCCTATGGCGGCGCGCCAGCCATCCTGATCTCTGGCGACCAGGCCCTGAGCCTGGGCGCAGTCGGACCGGGCGCTCTGGCCTACGGCGTCGTCAACAAGGGTCAGGTCAATGCCTATGGCGTGTTCGACGGAATCGACGCCACGGCGCTGAAGATCGGCCGATCTGGCGGGCAGGGCGTAATTGTGACCGGCGGCATCAACAACCTGGGCGGCGCCGTTGTGGCTTCAGCGTACAACGCCTCGGCGACGGCGGTGCTCCTTGAGGGTGACGCGAGTGTTCCGGCCCTGTTGAATTCCGGCGCAATCACGGCGACGCAGACGGGCGGAGCGCACAACGCCAGCGCCATCGTCGATCTGTCCGGAAGCCTGGGCTGGATCGAGAGCTCCGGGACGATCACGGCGGGAGTCACGGCGACCACGGGGGTCAAGCCGACAGGCGAGGCGATCGCCATCGACCTGACGCGCAACGGCGCGGGTGCGACGGTCCGGCAAACCGCCGGTAGCGAAGCCGCGCCTTCGGCCATCACCGGCGCCGTGCGGTTTGGCGCGGGCGACGACAGGCTGGAGATCCTGTCCGGCTCTTTGACGGGCGACATGCGCTTCGGCGCTGGTGCGGACACGCTGGTGGTGGATGGGTTGGCCAAGGTGCAGGGCGCGCTGAGCGACGGCGACGGTCGGCTGACGATCGACCTCAGGTCAGGCCGGCTGGGCCTGACCAACGCCGGCGCGGTGGCGGTCAGCGCCCTGAACGTCGGCGCGACGGGCGTGTTCGCTGTCACCATTGATCCCACGGCCGGCGCGACCGGCGGGCTGAATGTGGCGGGCGAAGCCGCATTCGCGGATGGCGCGAAGGTGGAGGTCGCCCTGACCTCGCTTTTGAAGGATCCCGCCAGTTTCGAAGTGGTGCGGGCCGGTTCGCTGAAGGTCGGCGCCGTGGGCGCCACCCTGGGCGGCGCACCCTACCTCTATGCTGCGTCGCTGAAGGCCAATGCGACCACGGGCGTGCTGTCGGTGGATCTAAGACGCAAGACGGTCGAAGAGATTGGCCTGACGGGTTCTGGAGCGCAGGCCTATGACGCGGTGTTTGGCGCGCTGGGACAGTCGAGCGCCCTGCAAGGCGCCTTCCTGGCGCAAACGACCCAGGCGGGCTTTGAAGGTCTCTATGATCAGATGCTGCCGGACCATGCCGGGGCGTCGCTGATGTCGGCCGCGGCGATCTCCGGGGCCATCGCCTCGGCGACGGCGGCGCCGAGGCGCGCCTCGACCAATGTCGATTCGGCCGTCTGGGCGCAGGAGATCGCCTTCAACATCCGCCGCGCCCGTGAAAGCGCCGCCGGTTACGCTTCCAGCGGCTTTGGCTTGGCGGCGGGGGCGGAAGCGATCTCAGGACCTCAGGCGCTGGGGCTCAGCATGAGCTTCGTCAGCACAGACTACCGTGACCGTGGGGCCGACGATCGCGAGCAGGTCTCGATGTCGCTGATCTCCGGCGGCGCCTATTGGCGTGTGCGACAGGGTGCGTTCCAGGCCCATGTCGGCGCGGGCCTTGGCTATGGCGTGTTCGACGGCAAGCGGCGCCTGAGCGGCGCGGGTCTCGACCTTGTGGCGGACGGCAAATGGCGCGGTTGGCTGGCGAAGGCCGACGCCAGCGCGGCCTACACACTGGAGGCTGGCCCCTTCTATGCGCGGCCTCAACTGTCTGTGAATTATGTGCGGCTCGCGGAGAGCGGCTACCAGGAACGTGGCGGCGGCGACGGGTTCGATCTCAAGGTCTCCAGCCGCACAGGCGACTTCCTAACCGGCGAAGGCCTGATGGCGATTGGCGCGCGGTTTGGCGGCGACGACTACTGGGCGCCCGAGGTCAGCGTCGGTTATCGCCAGCGCCTTGCTGGATCGCCCGGCCGGACAACCGCCAGCTTTTCCGGCGGCGATTCCTTCACCGTCGACCCCGAACGACCCTTCAAGAGCGCCGTCCTTGCGCGCGGCGGGGTGAAGATCGGCTTTAGCGACGTCTTAATTGCAGTCGATGGCGGCGGCGCCTTTGAGGCGAACTACCGCGAGTACGATGTGCGGGCGGTGATCCGATACCAATTCTGA